The Armatimonadota bacterium genome includes a window with the following:
- a CDS encoding 1,2-diacylglycerol 3-glucosyltransferase has protein sequence MKIAVFSESFEPVINGVSVSISLLAGRLEALGHEVYCFAPRYPGHTDASPRVFRFPSVRAPGVPDYPLALPWSGGLFRVFRDLAPDVVHTHTPFALGLRGQKWAAKLGIPLVSTNHTLYTEYVHYIRPVPPALMRFLAVWWMRRYYNRCHHVIVPSAATGRRLESYGVRTPWTAIPTGISFPDAPEGVDGRSVVGASADERILLYLGRIAREKNLDLLLDAFRIISNRVASARLVVVGGGPYLERCRERTAGMRLNGRVTFTGPLPREVLPAVFRAADLFLFPSTTETQGLVVGEAALHGLPCVAVDAGGTPEFVRHGETGLLVRPDAQEFAAAALELLEDRERREAFSRAARDFAATLTVDGMARRVLEVYQKVTGERGAGS, from the coding sequence TTGAAAATCGCGGTCTTTTCCGAGAGCTTCGAGCCGGTCATCAATGGAGTCTCCGTCTCCATCTCGCTTCTGGCAGGCCGGCTGGAGGCTCTGGGGCACGAGGTCTATTGCTTCGCGCCGCGCTATCCCGGTCATACGGACGCATCTCCCAGGGTGTTCCGCTTTCCCAGCGTGCGCGCGCCCGGTGTTCCGGATTATCCTCTGGCCCTCCCGTGGAGCGGCGGGCTGTTCCGCGTGTTCCGGGATCTGGCCCCGGACGTGGTGCACACGCACACGCCGTTCGCGCTGGGACTGCGCGGACAGAAGTGGGCCGCCAAGCTGGGGATCCCTCTCGTGTCCACCAACCACACGCTCTATACGGAGTATGTCCACTACATCCGCCCGGTCCCGCCGGCGTTGATGCGCTTCCTCGCCGTCTGGTGGATGCGGCGCTATTACAACCGCTGCCACCACGTTATCGTTCCGAGCGCTGCCACCGGGCGCAGGCTGGAGTCCTACGGGGTGCGCACGCCCTGGACCGCCATCCCCACGGGGATCTCCTTCCCAGATGCTCCGGAGGGAGTGGACGGGCGAAGCGTAGTCGGGGCGTCTGCGGACGAGAGGATCCTGCTGTATCTGGGACGCATCGCGCGGGAGAAGAATCTGGATCTCCTGCTGGACGCCTTCCGCATCATCTCAAACAGGGTGGCATCCGCGCGGCTGGTGGTGGTGGGCGGAGGGCCGTATCTGGAGCGATGCCGGGAGCGAACGGCCGGCATGCGCCTGAACGGGCGGGTCACCTTCACCGGCCCGTTGCCGCGGGAAGTGCTGCCCGCGGTGTTCCGCGCCGCGGATCTGTTCCTCTTCCCCTCGACCACTGAGACCCAGGGACTGGTGGTGGGCGAAGCCGCCCTGCACGGCCTGCCGTGTGTGGCCGTGGATGCCGGAGGAACGCCGGAGTTCGTCCGGCACGGCGAGACCGGCCTGCTGGTGCGGCCGGATGCGCAGGAGTTCGCGGCCGCGGCGCTGGAGCTGCTGGAGGACCGGGAGCGCAGGGAGGCATTCTCGCGCGCCGCCCGGGATTTCGCTGCCACGCTTACCGTGGATGGGATGGCTCGCAGGGTTCTGGAAGTTTACCAAAAGGTGACAGGGGAGCGAGGCGCGGGCTCTTGA
- a CDS encoding cytochrome b561, producing the protein MLKRLATAPSRAMRALYDWTIGWSRTRHAPWALFGIAFAESSFFPVPPDVLLIPMALAAPRRWWLTALICTAGSVAGAALGYYIGLAFYETVGVRIVDFYDLHAAMETVGRKYSENAFAAVFTAAFTPIPFKVFTIAGGVFQIPLPMLLAGSVVGRAGRFFLVAGLLRLFGEPVQRFIEKYFDILSLVFVALLIGGFVVVKMMGGGH; encoded by the coding sequence TTGCTGAAGCGGCTGGCTACTGCGCCTTCGCGCGCGATGCGTGCTCTGTATGACTGGACCATCGGATGGTCGCGCACGCGCCATGCCCCGTGGGCGCTGTTCGGGATCGCCTTCGCGGAAAGCTCCTTCTTCCCCGTCCCCCCCGATGTGCTGCTTATTCCCATGGCCCTGGCTGCCCCCCGGCGGTGGTGGTTGACGGCTCTCATCTGCACCGCCGGATCGGTGGCGGGCGCAGCGCTTGGCTATTATATCGGGCTTGCATTCTACGAGACGGTGGGCGTGCGAATCGTGGACTTCTATGACCTTCACGCCGCGATGGAGACCGTGGGGCGGAAGTACTCGGAGAACGCATTCGCTGCTGTCTTCACCGCCGCGTTCACGCCCATTCCGTTCAAGGTGTTCACCATCGCTGGTGGAGTATTCCAGATCCCCCTGCCAATGCTGCTGGCGGGCTCGGTGGTGGGGCGTGCCGGGCGGTTCTTCCTGGTGGCCGGACTGCTGCGGCTCTTCGGTGAGCCGGTGCAGCGCTTTATCGAAAAGTATTTCGATATTCTGTCGCTCGTCTTTGTGGCCCTGCTGATCGGCGGGTTCGTGGTGGTAAAGATGATGGGCGGAGGGCACTAG
- a CDS encoding sugar ABC transporter substrate-binding protein, with the protein MMLQVRTMAIVAAAGLMLTGCAREATPPAAPEGESGTVIGGLGKSIHPFWDQVEKGMRDAAEPQGIQVEFYVPTKEDARKQAEKIKSWVAVGVSGILFAASDPETVGPAIKDATARNIPCVAMDTDAPDSGRLAYVGTDNYEAGKVAARVLGDLLKGKGKVCIATGSLTASNSLERIRGFKEVLAKDYPGITVLPEILVDNEDRAVAEQKAKAKIAAEPDLAAFFGVYALNGPACANAVKGAGKQGKIRVVCFDTTAEHMNMLKSGMIDAAVGQRPYLMGKKGLELLALVIKKGPEEALKEMGAKNGSIDTGVDVVRREDVEEYRARLKDLGIPVEGW; encoded by the coding sequence ATGATGCTTCAAGTCCGGACGATGGCGATTGTGGCCGCGGCGGGTCTGATGCTTACCGGTTGTGCGCGGGAGGCGACGCCGCCTGCGGCTCCCGAAGGAGAATCCGGCACGGTCATCGGAGGGCTAGGCAAGTCCATCCATCCGTTCTGGGACCAGGTTGAAAAGGGCATGCGCGACGCCGCCGAGCCTCAGGGCATTCAGGTGGAGTTCTACGTCCCCACCAAGGAAGACGCCCGAAAGCAGGCCGAGAAGATCAAGAGCTGGGTGGCCGTGGGGGTTTCCGGCATACTGTTCGCAGCATCGGATCCGGAGACGGTGGGGCCGGCCATCAAGGACGCCACGGCACGCAACATTCCTTGCGTGGCCATGGACACGGACGCTCCGGACAGCGGGCGGCTGGCCTACGTTGGCACCGACAACTATGAGGCCGGCAAGGTGGCCGCGCGCGTGCTGGGCGACCTGCTGAAGGGGAAGGGAAAGGTCTGCATCGCCACGGGGTCACTGACCGCGTCCAACTCCCTGGAGCGGATCCGGGGGTTCAAAGAGGTGCTGGCCAAGGATTACCCGGGCATCACCGTGCTCCCGGAGATCCTGGTGGACAACGAGGACCGGGCGGTGGCGGAGCAGAAGGCGAAGGCCAAGATCGCCGCGGAGCCGGACCTTGCGGCGTTCTTCGGGGTGTATGCCCTGAACGGTCCGGCCTGCGCAAACGCGGTGAAGGGCGCGGGAAAGCAGGGGAAGATCCGGGTGGTGTGCTTCGATACGACTGCGGAGCACATGAATATGCTAAAATCCGGGATGATAGACGCCGCCGTGGGGCAGCGTCCGTATCTGATGGGCAAGAAAGGCCTGGAGCTGCTCGCGCTCGTCATCAAGAAGGGGCCGGAGGAGGCGCTCAAGGAGATGGGCGCGAAGAACGGCTCCATCGACACCGGCGTGGATGTGGTCCGCCGGGAAGATGTCGAGGAGTATCGGGCCAGGCTGAAAGACCTGGGCATCCCCGTGGAGGGCTGGTAA
- a CDS encoding sugar ABC transporter permease, with amino-acid sequence MQPRLQRRPSLAGRPESGIFLALVVMVAVVAALNPRAFFQSYSLNLWLFSLSLYGILAIGEMLVVLTGGIDLSPGSLIALMGVLSALAVKALVAAGMNPGLAVAVAVAATLAAGALIGLGHAFYINRLGVPPFIITLGTLIIARGVAELITRGSTISGLPEEFKAIGANGSAHVPGLPFLPVAGVIFAVIAVAAHLLAQKTRLGRQIYAVGGNAEAARLSGVNVEGVRAFCYGASAAAASLAGVLYASSVTIGDPKAGLAYELTAIAAVVIGGTSLMGGVGTVPGTVLGAAIMSLLPLGLTYIRVEAWWQSISTGAVVVLAVTVDSIRRRRREGAPRRGEQE; translated from the coding sequence ATGCAGCCAAGGCTCCAACGACGACCGTCACTGGCGGGCCGGCCGGAATCCGGCATCTTCCTGGCGCTTGTAGTGATGGTCGCCGTCGTCGCGGCGCTGAACCCCAGGGCCTTTTTTCAGTCTTACTCGCTGAATCTCTGGCTTTTCTCGCTGTCGCTCTACGGCATTCTTGCCATCGGCGAGATGCTGGTCGTTCTGACGGGAGGGATAGACCTCTCCCCCGGATCGCTCATTGCACTGATGGGGGTTCTCTCCGCGCTGGCGGTCAAGGCGCTGGTTGCAGCCGGTATGAACCCGGGGCTTGCCGTGGCGGTTGCAGTGGCGGCCACGCTGGCTGCCGGGGCGCTGATCGGGCTGGGACACGCATTCTATATCAACCGGCTGGGCGTGCCGCCGTTCATCATCACTCTGGGGACGCTTATCATCGCACGCGGTGTGGCGGAGCTGATCACGCGGGGAAGCACCATCAGCGGGCTGCCGGAGGAGTTCAAGGCCATCGGGGCGAACGGCTCTGCCCACGTTCCCGGCCTTCCGTTCTTGCCCGTGGCGGGAGTGATCTTCGCGGTCATCGCGGTGGCCGCCCATCTGCTGGCTCAGAAGACCCGCCTGGGGCGGCAGATCTACGCCGTGGGCGGCAACGCGGAGGCCGCCCGCCTGTCGGGGGTCAATGTGGAGGGTGTCCGAGCGTTCTGCTACGGGGCGAGCGCGGCAGCCGCGTCCCTGGCGGGCGTGCTGTACGCGTCCAGCGTCACCATCGGCGACCCGAAGGCCGGTCTGGCCTACGAACTTACGGCCATCGCCGCGGTGGTGATCGGCGGCACCAGCCTGATGGGTGGAGTGGGGACTGTGCCTGGCACCGTTCTGGGTGCGGCCATCATGAGCCTGCTTCCGCTGGGGCTCACATACATCCGCGTGGAGGCGTGGTGGCAATCCATCAGCACGGGCGCCGTGGTGGTGCTGGCTGTGACTGTGGACAGCATCCGCCGCAGACGCCGGGAGGGCGCTCCCCGGCGGGGGGAGCAGGAATAG
- a CDS encoding hypothetical protein (possible pseudo, frameshifted): MSLRQGLRRSSGRTAQGKSNISDAIAWVMGETNVRNLRATRTEDVIFNGSAARKPVGLAEVTLTLDNSSGRLPIGFSEVTITRRAFRSGDSEYFINKVPCRLRDIYELFLDSGAGGGAYSMISQGEVDALLTGKPEDRRELLEEAAGVKKYRHRRNETCRKLEHTRENLSRVDDIMNELQAQMEPLAEQAEKAIRYRELTTRLREIEVGLLVSRVQTLNGEIEEWRSRDGELRDELAALERRIIEQTQEEERCSESARKAREELEAAHETLSRAQSRAERLRSDLALAQARRQSAEETRRRLTLEIASLSSRVQELAGALVPFRGGTAGSACPAVRPLRKRSAGRGR, from the coding sequence TTGAGTTTACGCCAGGGATTACGGCGGTCGTCGGGCCGAACGGCTCAGGGCAAGAGCAACATCTCCGACGCCATCGCGTGGGTGATGGGCGAGACCAACGTCCGCAACCTGCGCGCCACCCGCACCGAGGACGTCATCTTCAACGGCAGCGCCGCCCGAAAGCCGGTGGGGCTGGCCGAAGTCACCCTCACACTGGACAACTCCAGCGGCAGGCTGCCCATCGGCTTCTCCGAGGTGACCATCACCCGGCGCGCCTTCCGCTCCGGCGATAGCGAATACTTCATCAACAAAGTCCCCTGCCGTCTGCGCGACATCTATGAGCTGTTCCTGGACTCCGGCGCGGGTGGCGGGGCGTACTCCATGATCAGCCAGGGCGAGGTGGACGCGCTGCTGACCGGCAAACCGGAGGATCGCCGGGAGCTGCTGGAGGAGGCCGCCGGCGTCAAGAAGTACCGCCACCGCCGCAACGAGACCTGCCGCAAGCTGGAGCACACCCGCGAGAACCTCTCGCGCGTGGACGACATCATGAACGAGCTCCAGGCGCAGATGGAGCCTCTGGCGGAGCAGGCGGAGAAGGCCATCCGCTACCGCGAGCTGACCACCCGGCTCCGGGAGATCGAGGTGGGGCTGCTGGTCTCCCGCGTGCAGACGCTGAACGGCGAGATCGAGGAGTGGCGCTCACGCGACGGCGAACTGCGGGACGAGTTGGCCGCTCTGGAGCGGCGCATCATCGAGCAGACGCAGGAGGAGGAGCGCTGCTCGGAATCGGCGCGGAAGGCTCGCGAGGAGCTGGAGGCGGCTCACGAGACCCTGTCGCGGGCTCAGAGCCGGGCCGAGCGGCTGCGGTCGGACCTGGCGCTGGCGCAGGCGCGCAGACAGTCCGCCGAGGAGACGCGCCGACGTCTGACGCTGGAGATCGCAAGCCTGTCCTCACGCGTGCAGGAGCTTGCAGGAGCGCTCGTCCCGTTCCGGGGAGGAACTGCAGGAAGTGCTTGCCCGGCGGTCCGACCCTTGAGGAAGAGGTCCGCAGGGCGCGGGAGATGA